In one window of Aquimarina spinulae DNA:
- a CDS encoding DUF1338 domain-containing protein, which yields MDLTYFFEELWKQYTVKTPSAQKIKSLFEAEGNTVFNDHIAIRTFNDPRVNIDILAKPFIAMGYEPKGEYHFKAKKLRAKHFEHKSDGNAPKIFISELLLEEFSVELNSIIQNTINQIAHTVLQQEDLILKGRVWAKPSFEIYKRLLSVSEYAAWVYVNGFCSNHFTVDVNKLQTFKNLSKVNEFLKENGFKMNTSGGEIKGSPSQLLEQSSILADVVEVEFEENVKEITSCYYEFSYRYKNNHAVIFNGFIADSADKIFESTDMQLQSS from the coding sequence ATGGATTTGACTTATTTTTTTGAAGAACTCTGGAAACAATACACTGTAAAAACTCCTTCAGCACAAAAAATTAAATCTTTATTTGAAGCAGAAGGCAATACCGTTTTTAACGATCATATTGCAATACGCACTTTTAATGATCCAAGAGTTAATATTGATATTTTGGCAAAACCTTTTATTGCTATGGGGTATGAACCCAAAGGAGAATACCATTTTAAGGCCAAAAAATTACGTGCAAAACATTTTGAACACAAAAGTGATGGTAATGCACCAAAAATCTTTATTAGCGAATTGCTTCTTGAAGAATTTTCTGTTGAGCTAAACAGCATTATCCAAAACACTATAAATCAAATAGCCCATACAGTTTTACAACAAGAAGATCTTATCCTAAAAGGCAGAGTTTGGGCTAAACCGTCTTTTGAGATTTACAAAAGACTTCTTTCGGTATCAGAATATGCGGCCTGGGTATATGTTAATGGCTTTTGCTCTAATCATTTCACAGTAGATGTTAATAAACTTCAAACATTTAAAAATCTATCCAAGGTAAATGAATTTCTCAAAGAGAATGGTTTCAAAATGAATACTTCTGGAGGTGAAATAAAAGGTTCGCCGTCTCAATTATTAGAGCAGTCTAGTATTTTGGCTGATGTAGTCGAAGTAGAATTTGAAGAAAACGTTAAAGAAATCACATCCTGTTATTATGAATTTTCATATCGTTACAAAAACAATCATGCTGTTATTTTTAATGGTTTCATTGCTGATTCTGCAGATAAGATTTTTGAGAGTACCGATATGCAGTTACAAAGTAGTTAA
- a CDS encoding Lrp/AsnC family transcriptional regulator — translation MNHFDYIDQQILLQIREDARKPFSQIAENLKISNSLVHQRIKKLKQRGVIKKAEFVVDEKQIGFKTKSYVGIRLREARYAKQVVDGLKEIPEILECNYVSGHYAIFILIFAFDNHHLRKILYEQVHQIDGVAGTDSFICFDTNFRRQVSLNSLGKNISYD, via the coding sequence ATGAATCATTTTGATTATATAGATCAGCAGATTTTATTGCAGATACGTGAAGATGCCAGAAAGCCTTTCTCTCAAATAGCAGAGAATTTAAAAATTTCTAATTCTCTGGTGCATCAAAGAATTAAAAAACTTAAGCAACGTGGTGTAATAAAGAAAGCCGAGTTTGTTGTAGATGAAAAACAGATTGGTTTTAAAACGAAATCTTATGTTGGTATTCGTCTAAGAGAAGCTAGATATGCAAAACAAGTAGTTGATGGTTTAAAAGAAATTCCGGAAATATTAGAATGTAATTATGTTTCGGGTCATTATGCTATTTTCATTCTTATTTTTGCATTTGATAACCATCATTTACGTAAGATTCTGTATGAACAGGTACATCAGATTGATGGAGTCGCAGGAACGGATAGTTTTATTTGTTTTGATACGAATTTTAGAAGGCAGGTTTCTTTAAATTCTTTAGGAAAGAATATTTCATATGATTGA
- a CDS encoding FAD-binding and (Fe-S)-binding domain-containing protein, translating to MIDKSILTSLQNQLEGQLQFDTLITALYATDASVYRRIPLAVAFPKSIQDVKKIVAFASQNDIGIIPRTAGTSLAGQCVGDGIVVDVSKYFTKIIAVDKTKKTVTVQPGVIRDDLNRFLKPYGLFFGPNTSTSNRCMIGGMVGNNSSGTTSIQYGVTRDKVLELQTVLSDGSEVTFSEISSNDFEAKRNLDTLEGKIYDQIYTELSFKEIQQQIITHFPKREIHRRNTGYAIDELIDSEVFSTTNTHFNMCKLLTGSEGTLAFTTQITLQLDELPPEETLMVAAHFKTIDDCMRAVAPVMQHSLFTCEMMDKTILDCTKNNIEQLKNRFFIVDDPKAILMLELRANDVSHLEQQKDKLLKTLDDSKLSYANPILRKEEIDKALELRKAGLGLLGNIVGDKKAVACIEDTAVAIPDLADYISEFTDLMKSYDQQTVYYAHAGAGEIHLRPILDLKKSKDVTLFKKITDDVAALVKKYQGSMSGEHGDGIVRAGYIPFMIGEGNYKILERIKSTFDPSSIFNPGKIIDAYPMDQKLRYQIDRKEPEIDTIFDFTDSMGILRAAEKCNGSGDCRKSVEAGGTMCPSYRATKNEKDTTRGRANTLREFLTNSEKVNKFDNRELKEVFDLCLSCKGCASECPSNVDVAALKAEFEYQYQKENRVSLRTKLFAHNNRLNSVGRIAPGLTNFFFSNALTSSVLKSALGIAKQRNLPLLSKQSLRSWCKQNIKRIQPEQPIKTVYFFIDEFTNHLDAEIGIDAIELLTKLNYKVKIIDHKESGRTFISKGLLKQAKILANLNIKTFNNHITAETPLIGLEPSAILTFRDEYLRLADDKENATAVATHTFLIDEFLHAEIGKGNINADLFTTDTKTIKIHGHCHQKALSGIHNTFSILNLPKNFNVTIIPSGCCGMAGSFGYEKEHYDVSMQIGEQTLFPSVRKTPKDTIIVAVGTSCRHQIKDGTQREALHPISILKNALA from the coding sequence ATGATTGATAAAAGTATATTGACATCTTTACAAAACCAGCTAGAAGGTCAACTACAATTTGATACTCTAATTACTGCTTTATATGCTACAGATGCTTCAGTGTACCGTAGAATTCCCCTGGCAGTAGCATTTCCAAAATCAATACAAGATGTAAAAAAAATAGTTGCTTTTGCATCTCAAAATGATATTGGTATTATTCCCAGAACAGCAGGAACTTCGCTTGCAGGACAATGTGTGGGGGATGGTATTGTGGTAGATGTTTCTAAATATTTTACTAAAATAATTGCTGTTGATAAAACCAAAAAAACAGTGACTGTTCAACCAGGAGTGATACGAGATGATCTTAATCGTTTTTTGAAACCGTATGGATTGTTTTTCGGACCTAATACATCGACATCTAATCGTTGTATGATTGGAGGAATGGTCGGAAATAATAGTAGTGGTACTACATCAATTCAATATGGGGTTACAAGAGATAAAGTCTTAGAGTTACAAACAGTATTGTCTGATGGTAGCGAAGTTACTTTCTCTGAAATATCATCAAATGATTTTGAAGCAAAGCGAAATTTGGATACCCTTGAAGGAAAAATCTACGACCAGATTTATACCGAACTTTCTTTTAAGGAGATTCAACAACAAATTATAACTCATTTCCCAAAACGAGAAATTCATAGACGTAACACAGGTTATGCTATTGATGAACTGATTGATTCTGAGGTGTTTTCTACAACGAATACACATTTTAATATGTGTAAACTCCTCACAGGAAGCGAAGGTACATTAGCTTTTACAACACAAATTACATTACAGTTAGATGAACTCCCACCAGAAGAAACCTTAATGGTTGCGGCGCATTTTAAGACTATCGATGATTGTATGAGAGCAGTAGCGCCTGTAATGCAACATTCGCTATTCACTTGCGAAATGATGGATAAAACCATTTTGGATTGTACAAAAAATAATATCGAGCAATTAAAGAATCGTTTTTTTATTGTTGATGATCCAAAAGCAATCTTAATGCTAGAACTTAGAGCAAACGATGTTAGTCATTTAGAACAGCAAAAAGATAAGCTATTAAAAACTCTTGATGATTCAAAATTAAGCTATGCCAATCCAATTTTACGTAAAGAAGAAATAGATAAGGCTTTAGAGTTAAGAAAAGCAGGGTTAGGATTATTAGGTAATATTGTTGGTGATAAAAAAGCAGTTGCTTGTATAGAAGATACGGCAGTTGCTATTCCTGATCTGGCGGATTACATATCAGAATTTACAGATTTAATGAAGTCTTATGATCAACAAACTGTGTATTATGCACATGCTGGAGCAGGAGAGATTCACCTTCGACCCATTCTGGATCTTAAAAAAAGTAAAGACGTAACCCTGTTTAAAAAAATAACAGATGATGTAGCAGCTTTGGTAAAGAAATATCAAGGTTCTATGAGTGGTGAGCATGGTGATGGTATTGTAAGGGCTGGATACATACCTTTTATGATTGGTGAGGGTAATTATAAGATTTTAGAACGTATTAAAAGTACATTTGATCCTAGTTCTATTTTTAATCCGGGTAAGATTATTGATGCCTATCCCATGGATCAAAAACTACGGTATCAGATAGATAGAAAAGAACCAGAGATAGATACTATTTTTGATTTTACCGATTCGATGGGAATTCTAAGGGCTGCAGAAAAATGTAATGGTAGTGGTGATTGCCGTAAGTCTGTAGAAGCAGGAGGAACCATGTGCCCCAGTTATCGGGCTACAAAAAACGAAAAAGATACTACCCGGGGTAGAGCAAATACACTAAGAGAATTTTTAACCAATAGTGAGAAGGTTAATAAATTTGATAATAGAGAATTAAAAGAAGTTTTTGACCTCTGTCTAAGTTGCAAAGGATGTGCTAGTGAATGTCCTTCTAATGTTGATGTAGCTGCGCTGAAAGCAGAATTCGAATATCAATATCAAAAAGAAAATAGAGTATCGTTACGTACAAAGCTTTTTGCCCACAATAATAGATTGAATTCTGTAGGAAGAATCGCACCTGGTTTAACAAATTTTTTCTTTTCTAATGCATTAACATCGAGTGTTTTAAAATCTGCTTTAGGTATTGCCAAACAACGAAATTTACCTTTGTTAAGCAAACAATCCTTAAGAAGTTGGTGTAAGCAAAATATAAAAAGAATACAACCAGAGCAACCTATAAAAACAGTATACTTTTTTATAGATGAATTTACGAATCATCTGGATGCCGAAATCGGGATAGATGCTATCGAGCTACTCACCAAATTAAATTATAAAGTAAAGATAATTGATCATAAAGAAAGTGGGCGGACTTTTATATCAAAAGGATTATTGAAACAAGCCAAAATTCTGGCAAATCTTAATATTAAAACGTTTAATAATCATATTACAGCAGAAACTCCTTTAATTGGATTAGAGCCTTCTGCCATACTCACTTTTAGAGATGAGTATCTGAGATTGGCTGACGATAAAGAAAATGCAACAGCAGTGGCAACACATACTTTTTTGATTGATGAATTCTTACATGCAGAGATAGGGAAAGGGAATATAAATGCTGATTTGTTTACCACAGATACTAAAACAATTAAAATACATGGGCATTGTCATCAAAAAGCTTTATCGGGTATACACAATACATTTTCGATTCTAAATTTACCCAAAAACTTCAACGTTACGATTATCCCATCAGGATGTTGTGGTATGGCAGGATCTTTTGGATATGAGAAGGAGCATTATGATGTTAGTATGCAGATAGGGGAGCAGACCTTATTTCCATCGGTTAGAAAAACACCTAAGGATACTATTATTGTGGCTGTAGGAACTAGCTGTAGGCATCAAATAAAAGATGGGACTCAACGAGAGGCATTACATCCCATTAGTATTCTCAAAAATGCTTTAGCGTAG
- a CDS encoding tRNA-(ms[2]io[6]A)-hydroxylase, whose product MLGLKLATDPRWAALAETNIEEILTDHAWCEQKAATNAITIITLNSEHTDLVTDLLTLAQEELQHFEMVHEIIKKRGYKLGRERKDSYVNELFKFGITGGSRKQSLVNRLLFSAMIEARSCERFKLLSKKIKDPELSKFYHDLMISEAGHYTTFIGFARKYGKGIDVDKQWEDLLKFEGELIQNYGTSETIHG is encoded by the coding sequence ATGCTTGGTTTAAAACTGGCAACAGATCCACGTTGGGCAGCTCTTGCGGAAACAAATATTGAAGAAATCTTAACAGATCACGCATGGTGCGAACAAAAAGCAGCCACAAATGCCATTACCATAATTACGTTAAATTCTGAACATACTGATTTGGTTACCGATTTATTAACTTTGGCACAAGAAGAATTACAACACTTTGAAATGGTTCATGAAATTATTAAAAAGCGTGGTTATAAATTAGGTCGAGAACGAAAGGATAGTTATGTAAATGAATTGTTTAAATTTGGTATTACAGGTGGTAGTCGTAAGCAAAGTTTAGTTAATCGGTTGTTATTTTCGGCAATGATCGAAGCCAGAAGTTGCGAACGATTTAAGCTTCTTTCAAAAAAAATAAAAGATCCTGAGCTATCAAAATTCTATCACGATTTAATGATTAGTGAAGCTGGTCATTATACCACATTTATTGGTTTTGCACGTAAATACGGAAAAGGTATTGATGTAGATAAACAATGGGAAGATTTATTAAAATTTGAAGGAGAACTTATTCAGAACTATGGCACTTCTGAAACTATACATGGATGA
- a CDS encoding UDP-2,3-diacylglucosamine diphosphatase produces MKKRIVELVVISDIHLGTYGCHAKELLNYLNSIKPKTLILNGDIIDIWQFRKRYFPKSHLKVIKKIISFASKGTEVIYITGNHDEMLRKFSDAQIGNFKLVDKLVLELDGKKAWFFHGDVFDVSIQNAKWLAKLGSWGYDILILFNQAINWFLVRIGKEKFSLSKKIKNSVKKAVKYINDFEDVAAELAVKNKYSYVVCGHIHQPQMREYKDKNGSCLYLNSGDWIENLTSLEYHDAAWKLVHYENESMKAYEESIEEVESLEIDPKALQASFIANQVITSLRKS; encoded by the coding sequence ATGAAAAAACGTATTGTAGAGCTTGTTGTAATTTCGGATATCCATCTTGGTACTTATGGATGTCATGCAAAAGAGCTTCTCAACTATCTAAATAGTATCAAACCAAAAACTCTTATTCTTAACGGTGATATTATAGATATCTGGCAATTTAGAAAACGATACTTTCCAAAATCTCACCTTAAGGTTATCAAAAAAATCATTTCGTTTGCATCAAAAGGAACAGAAGTTATCTATATCACAGGTAATCACGACGAGATGCTTCGTAAATTTAGTGATGCTCAAATCGGAAATTTTAAATTAGTCGATAAACTCGTGCTAGAATTAGATGGCAAAAAAGCATGGTTCTTTCATGGCGATGTTTTTGATGTCTCAATTCAAAACGCAAAATGGTTAGCTAAATTAGGCAGTTGGGGATATGATATACTAATTCTTTTTAATCAAGCTATTAATTGGTTTTTGGTACGTATAGGTAAAGAAAAATTTTCGCTTTCTAAGAAAATTAAAAATAGCGTAAAAAAAGCAGTCAAGTATATTAATGATTTCGAAGATGTTGCTGCAGAATTAGCTGTTAAGAATAAATATAGCTATGTGGTATGTGGTCATATTCATCAACCCCAAATGCGAGAATATAAAGATAAAAACGGATCCTGTCTTTATTTAAACTCTGGAGATTGGATAGAAAATCTAACCTCATTAGAATATCATGATGCAGCATGGAAGCTAGTTCACTATGAGAATGAATCAATGAAAGCTTATGAAGAATCAATTGAGGAGGTAGAAAGTTTAGAAATTGATCCCAAAGCCCTACAAGCTTCTTTTATTGCTAACCAGGTAATCACATCCCTTAGAAAATCATAA
- a CDS encoding carbonic anhydrase, with translation MKNHTIITRLFVYVSFFIAFSFLTSCSKDEIEKKTDNKLQNSGNQQSKKLYPWEYETYNSYLSNYKEEYSNAKKSTVKWSYNGATGPEFWGNLSPDFVLCAEGTSQSPIDISSNCRTSNGYGDYFDDEDGLHFFYKKSTLNVLNNTHTIQFSPKPGSYVKLKGVRYNLAQFHVHASSEHTIDSRFSPLEIHFVHTNSENDKDLLVVGLLVERGRFNRRYNSFWKSSNFPKEGNSILEVTRLINLAHLLPRNKSRYNYSGSLTTPPCSEGVNWNVLTRKIRMSRNQIKAFTRLYSDNFRPVQETNDRDIVLVPDYFFYY, from the coding sequence ATGAAAAATCACACAATTATTACACGCTTATTTGTGTATGTTTCTTTTTTTATAGCTTTTTCGTTCTTAACTTCATGTAGCAAAGATGAAATAGAGAAAAAAACAGATAATAAACTTCAAAATAGTGGCAATCAACAAAGCAAAAAATTATACCCTTGGGAGTATGAAACCTATAATAGTTATTTGTCAAATTATAAGGAAGAGTATAGTAATGCTAAAAAATCGACAGTAAAATGGTCTTATAATGGAGCTACTGGACCAGAATTTTGGGGAAACTTATCACCAGATTTTGTTTTATGTGCAGAAGGAACTAGTCAATCTCCAATTGATATTTCATCCAATTGTAGAACTAGTAATGGTTATGGAGATTATTTTGATGATGAAGATGGCTTACATTTTTTTTATAAGAAATCTACTTTAAATGTACTAAATAATACTCATACCATCCAGTTCAGTCCTAAGCCGGGAAGTTATGTAAAACTTAAAGGAGTCCGTTATAACCTTGCTCAGTTTCATGTGCATGCATCTAGTGAACATACTATTGATAGTAGATTTTCACCTTTAGAGATTCACTTTGTTCATACGAATTCAGAAAACGATAAAGATCTTTTAGTGGTGGGTTTATTAGTTGAAAGAGGAAGGTTTAATAGGAGATATAATAGTTTCTGGAAAAGTTCTAACTTCCCTAAAGAGGGGAATTCTATTTTAGAAGTAACACGACTAATAAATTTAGCACATCTTTTACCCAGAAACAAGTCAAGATACAACTATTCAGGTTCGTTAACAACCCCACCTTGTTCTGAGGGGGTTAATTGGAATGTTTTAACCAGAAAAATTAGAATGTCTAGAAATCAAATAAAAGCTTTTACAAGACTGTATTCAGATAATTTTAGACCTGTACAAGAAACAAATGATAGGGATATTGTGCTAGTACCTGATTATTTTTTTTACTATTAG
- the aroC gene encoding chorismate synthase, whose amino-acid sequence MAGNTFGNLFKVTTFGESHGVAIGGVIDGCPAGVTLDLDAIQQELDRRKPGQSAIVTQRKEPDTVEFYSGIFEGITTGTPIGFAIKNANQKSKDYSHIKDSYRPSHADYTYDQKYGIRDYRGGGRSSARETASRVVAGAIAKQVLSDIKFQAYVSGVGSIKLEKSHTELDLSLTESNIVRCPDPKLASEMEHYIKQIRKEGDTVGGIVSCVISGAPVGLGEPAFDKLHAELGKAMLSINAVKGFEYGSGFAGSELKGSEHNDLFNTDGTTQTNLSGGIQGGISNGMDIYFNVAFKPVATIMQDQETIDKEGNIVTMQGKGRHDPCVVPRAVPIVEAMAALVLVDYWLMNRTIKK is encoded by the coding sequence ATGGCAGGAAATACATTTGGTAACCTATTTAAGGTAACTACTTTTGGAGAATCGCACGGAGTAGCAATTGGCGGAGTCATTGATGGTTGTCCCGCTGGTGTAACACTTGACTTAGACGCTATTCAACAAGAACTTGATCGCCGAAAACCTGGTCAGTCGGCTATTGTTACACAACGTAAAGAACCTGATACTGTCGAGTTTTATTCTGGTATTTTTGAAGGTATTACAACAGGAACTCCGATAGGTTTTGCTATCAAAAATGCAAATCAAAAATCTAAAGATTATTCTCATATTAAAGATTCTTATCGACCGTCTCATGCCGATTATACCTATGATCAGAAATACGGTATTAGAGATTATAGAGGAGGAGGACGCTCTTCTGCTCGTGAAACAGCAAGTAGAGTAGTAGCAGGAGCAATCGCTAAACAAGTATTGTCTGATATAAAATTTCAGGCCTATGTGAGTGGTGTTGGTTCCATCAAATTAGAAAAAAGTCATACCGAACTTGATTTATCATTAACCGAAAGTAATATTGTAAGATGCCCGGATCCTAAGTTAGCTTCGGAAATGGAACACTACATCAAACAAATTAGAAAAGAAGGAGATACCGTTGGCGGAATTGTAAGCTGTGTTATTTCTGGTGCACCTGTGGGATTAGGAGAACCGGCTTTTGATAAGCTACATGCCGAATTAGGGAAAGCTATGCTATCTATTAATGCAGTTAAAGGATTTGAATACGGAAGTGGTTTTGCCGGATCAGAACTAAAAGGAAGTGAGCATAATGATCTTTTTAATACCGATGGTACTACACAAACGAATCTATCTGGAGGTATACAAGGAGGGATTTCTAATGGAATGGATATCTATTTTAATGTAGCTTTTAAGCCAGTAGCTACAATTATGCAGGATCAGGAAACTATTGATAAAGAAGGTAATATTGTTACTATGCAAGGAAAAGGGAGACATGACCCTTGTGTAGTTCCCAGAGCAGTACCTATCGTAGAGGCTATGGCTGCTTTGGTACTTGTTGACTATTGGTTAATGAATAGAACAATTAAGAAATAA
- a CDS encoding dicarboxylate/amino acid:cation symporter has product MKKIALHWKIMIGMILGILFGFLMTTLSWGKGFTGDWIAPLGTIFVNLLKLIAVPLILASLIKGISDLKDISKFKLIGGRTIVIYILTTVIAITIGLLLVNTFKPGNGITPETIEKLSTEYAGNAKISERIAEAGKQKQSGPLQFIVDMVPENAFKAMSNNKMMLQVIFFAIFLGISMLLIKPAQSEPLKKFFDSLNDVVLKMVDLIMLTAPYAVFALLANVVVTSDDPDILLALLKYAGVVIFGLALMIVFYCTLVAVITKKSPLWFLKEISPAQLLAFSTSSSAATLPVTMERVEEHIGVDKEVSSFVLPVGATINMDGTSLYQAVASVFIMQVLWPEGLTFGNQITIVLTALLASIGSAAVPGAGMVMLVIVLEAIGFPSDKLPIGLALIFAVDRPLDMLRTTVNVTGDATVSMIVAKSVGKLGEPNVKEWDDDYQG; this is encoded by the coding sequence ATGAAAAAAATTGCACTGCATTGGAAAATTATGATCGGAATGATATTAGGTATATTATTCGGATTTTTAATGACAACACTTTCATGGGGAAAGGGATTTACAGGAGATTGGATTGCCCCTTTGGGGACCATATTTGTAAACCTATTAAAACTAATTGCAGTTCCCTTAATTTTAGCCTCTTTGATCAAAGGAATCTCTGATCTAAAAGATATTTCTAAATTTAAATTGATAGGAGGAAGAACCATCGTTATTTATATCTTAACTACGGTGATTGCAATAACTATTGGTTTACTACTGGTCAATACTTTTAAACCAGGAAATGGAATTACTCCCGAGACTATAGAAAAACTAAGTACAGAATATGCAGGTAATGCTAAAATATCTGAGCGTATCGCTGAGGCTGGTAAGCAAAAACAAAGTGGTCCTTTACAGTTTATTGTTGATATGGTACCAGAAAATGCTTTTAAAGCAATGAGTAACAATAAAATGATGTTGCAGGTGATATTCTTTGCGATTTTCTTGGGTATTAGTATGCTATTAATAAAACCTGCGCAGTCAGAACCTCTTAAAAAATTCTTTGATAGTTTAAATGATGTAGTATTAAAGATGGTTGATTTGATTATGCTTACAGCGCCATATGCTGTTTTTGCATTATTAGCTAATGTAGTGGTTACTTCTGATGATCCTGATATATTGTTAGCATTATTAAAATATGCTGGTGTTGTAATATTTGGATTAGCGTTAATGATCGTGTTCTATTGTACGTTAGTTGCTGTTATTACCAAGAAGTCTCCATTATGGTTTTTAAAGGAGATCAGCCCTGCACAATTATTAGCATTTTCGACAAGTTCTAGTGCAGCTACGCTTCCTGTTACCATGGAAAGAGTAGAAGAGCATATCGGTGTAGATAAAGAAGTATCTAGTTTCGTATTACCAGTTGGTGCCACTATCAATATGGATGGTACCAGTTTGTATCAGGCAGTAGCTTCAGTATTTATTATGCAAGTGCTTTGGCCAGAAGGATTAACTTTTGGTAATCAAATTACTATTGTACTAACTGCTTTATTGGCTTCAATAGGATCGGCCGCTGTTCCCGGAGCAGGAATGGTAATGTTGGTTATTGTATTAGAAGCAATTGGTTTTCCGTCGGATAAATTACCAATTGGTTTAGCACTAATCTTTGCCGTAGACAGACCTTTAGATATGTTAAGAACAACAGTTAATGTTACTGGAGATGCTACTGTGTCTATGATTGTAGCAAAATCAGTTGGGAAATTAGGCGAACCTAATGTAAAAGAATGGGACGATGATTATCAAGGGTAA
- a CDS encoding LysR family transcriptional regulator, with amino-acid sequence MTLQQIKSAVTLSEKLNFTRAAEELNIVQPALSRQIKQLEEQIGAILFIRDKRNVKLTPAGLHFVKEVKKQLSQLERLKKQTVNIHNGHAGEINIGFTHSIMQTILPEILKTINCQIPGIKAVLKEMNNRDQYLALQQNELDIGFATNPMVPFNLKSKVLRIDNFLILLPEDHPVDKHNYTDFSVFSNEEFIFPSVADGPNYVHILESICIDAGFAPKIIHETDSASTSFRLVEAGLGISFEPVSSLQGHEFPIKIIELKDIKQKAQLTMMWNPQRETEYPLLFELLKNWAVG; translated from the coding sequence ATGACACTTCAGCAAATAAAAAGTGCAGTTACATTATCAGAAAAATTAAATTTCACGAGAGCGGCAGAAGAACTAAATATTGTTCAACCGGCTTTAAGCAGACAAATTAAACAGTTAGAAGAACAAATTGGGGCTATTCTATTTATAAGAGATAAACGTAACGTAAAACTTACTCCTGCTGGGTTACATTTTGTAAAAGAAGTAAAAAAACAACTTTCTCAATTAGAAAGATTAAAAAAGCAAACTGTTAATATTCACAATGGGCATGCCGGAGAGATCAATATAGGGTTTACACATTCTATAATGCAAACAATCTTGCCTGAGATTCTAAAAACAATTAATTGTCAAATACCTGGTATAAAAGCAGTTTTAAAAGAAATGAATAACCGTGATCAATATTTGGCATTACAACAAAACGAATTAGATATTGGTTTTGCCACCAACCCGATGGTTCCTTTTAATTTGAAAAGTAAAGTGCTTCGTATTGATAATTTTTTAATATTACTACCCGAAGACCATCCTGTTGATAAACATAATTATACCGATTTTTCTGTTTTTTCTAATGAGGAGTTTATATTTCCATCTGTAGCAGATGGTCCGAATTATGTTCATATCCTGGAGTCTATCTGTATTGATGCCGGTTTTGCCCCAAAAATTATTCACGAAACAGATTCTGCAAGTACTAGTTTCAGGCTTGTTGAAGCTGGGTTGGGAATTTCTTTCGAACCTGTATCTTCATTACAGGGACATGAATTTCCTATAAAAATTATTGAATTAAAAGATATAAAACAGAAGGCGCAGCTAACCATGATGTGGAATCCCCAAAGAGAGACAGAATATCCACTATTATTTGAATTACTTAAAAACTGGGCTGTTGGTTAA